A region from the Vicia villosa cultivar HV-30 ecotype Madison, WI linkage group LG3, Vvil1.0, whole genome shotgun sequence genome encodes:
- the LOC131657143 gene encoding NADPH:quinone oxidoreductase-like translates to MAAAIKIVALSGSIRKASNNTGLIRAAIELTKNVVEGVEIENVDISNLPLLNTYLEKEGTYPAEIEAFRQKIVAADAFLFASPDYNNSDYNNSLFALKNAIAWASRPPNVWTGKPAAIVNGGGGHGSAKLHYHLRQHGVFLDDHFLNVFLPPAKFNSDGDLIDEGAKNNLKAVLLSLKAFTLKLQGKN, encoded by the exons ATGGCTGCTGCTATTAAGATCGTTGCTCTCTCTGGTTCTATTCGAAAAGCTTCTAACAACACCGGTCTCATCCGTGCTG CTATTGAGTTGACCAAAAATGTTGTTGAGGGTGTTGAAATTGAAAATGTTGATATTTCGAATCTGCCATTATTGAACACTTATCTTGAGAAAGAAGGAACTTATCCTGCTGAAATTGAAGCTTTTCGTCAAAAGATTGTTGCAGCTGATGCCTTTCTCTTTGCTTCTCCTGACTATAATAATTCTGACTATAATAATTCTCTATTTG CTCTTAAGAATGCAATTGCTTGGGCATCAAGGCCACCAAATGTTTGGACTGGTAAACCTGCTGCTATAGTGAATGGTGGAGGAGGACATGGTAGTGCGAAATTGCACTACCATCTTCGACAACATGGAGTTTTCCTCGATGATCATTTCCTCAACGTGTTTCTGCCTCCAGCAAAATTTAACAGTGATGGTGACTTGATTGATGAAGGTGCTAAGAATAATTTGAAGGCTGTTCTTTTGTCTTTGAAGGCATTTACCTTGAAGCTTCAAGGCAAAAATTGA
- the LOC131657144 gene encoding NADPH:quinone oxidoreductase-like has protein sequence MAAAIKIVALSGSIRKASTNTGLIRAAIELSKGVVEGVEIENVDISNLPLLNTDLEKEGTYPAEIEAFRQKIVAADAFLFASPEYNYSLSSPLKNAIDWASRPPNVWAGKPAAIVSVGGGHGGAKSHYHLRQVGVFLDIHFINKPEFFLNAFQPPAKFNSDGDLIDEGAKNNLKAVLLSLKAFTLKLQGKN, from the exons ATGGCTGCTGCTATTAAAATCGTTGCTCTCTCTGGTTCTATTCGAAAAGCTTCTACCAACACCGGTCTCATCCGTGCTG CTATTGAATTGAGCAAAGGTGTTGTTGAGGGTGTTGAAATTGAAAATGTTGATATTTCAAATCTACCATTGTTGAACACCGATCTTGAGAAAGAAGGAACTTATCCTGCTGAAATTGAAGCTTTTCGCCAAAAGATTGTTGCAGCTGATGCCTTTCTCTTTGCTTCTCCTGAATATAATTATTCTCTCTCTT CTCCACTTAAGAATGCAATTGATTGGGCATCAAGGCCACCAAATGTGTGGGCTGGTAAACCTGCTGCTATAGTGAGTGTTGGAGGAGGACATGGTGGTGCGAAATCGCACTACCATCTTCGACAAGTTGGAGTTTTCCTCGATATTCATTTCATCAATAAACCCGAGTTTTTCCTCAACGCGTTTCAGCCTCCGGCAAAATTTAACAGTGATGGTGACTTGATTGATGAAGGTGCTAAGAATAATTTGAAGGCTGTTCTTTTGTCTTTGAAGGCATTTACCTTGAAGCTTCAAGGCAAAAATTGA